The following are encoded in a window of Thermodesulfobacterium geofontis OPF15 genomic DNA:
- a CDS encoding XTP/dITP diphosphatase yields MKKQILLIATSNMGKAKEISEALKDFDFEIKTLKDFPNITPPQETGNTFFENAYLKAKYYAEKTGLLSLADDSGLEVDILNGAPGIYSSRFAGENASDEENNKKLLELLKNVPLEKRKARFVCVIVVYHPSGKYIKSEGIWEGLIGFEPRGSYGFGYDPIFLVPEYNYKKTAAELPIEEKNKLSHRGKALAKLKDILTEFLKSIS; encoded by the coding sequence GTGAAAAAACAAATATTACTTATAGCAACTTCTAATATGGGAAAAGCTAAAGAAATAAGTGAAGCTTTAAAAGACTTTGATTTTGAAATAAAAACTCTAAAAGATTTTCCTAATATAACTCCCCCTCAAGAAACTGGAAATACCTTTTTTGAAAATGCCTATCTCAAAGCCAAATATTATGCAGAAAAAACTGGACTTTTATCCTTAGCAGATGATTCTGGATTAGAGGTAGATATCCTAAATGGAGCACCAGGAATTTATTCCTCTCGATTTGCAGGAGAAAATGCTTCTGATGAAGAAAATAATAAAAAACTTTTAGAACTTCTCAAAAATGTACCTCTTGAAAAAAGAAAAGCTCGATTTGTTTGTGTTATAGTAGTTTATCATCCAAGTGGAAAATATATAAAAAGTGAAGGCATTTGGGAAGGACTTATAGGATTTGAACCGAGGGGTTCTTACGGATTTGGGTATGATCCCATATTTTTAGTTCCTGAATACAATTACAAAAAAACCGCAGCTGAACTCCCAATTGAAGAAAAAAATAAACTAAGTCATAGAGGTAAAGCCTTAGCAAAACTTAAAGACATTTTAACTGAATTTTTAAAATCTATAAGCTAA